A single window of Polyangiaceae bacterium DNA harbors:
- a CDS encoding acyl-CoA dehydrogenase family protein codes for MVFPYPEMSPDERESTSMLLSNVRRFFTANVDSAKIDREGEIPASVLAGLRDLGLFGLQVPTQYGGAGLSTAAYARIMQEIAGLDASIGVTLGAHQSIGYKALLLFGTPEQKQRYLPRLATGESVAAFALTEPAAGSDAAAIKTRAEPTPDGSAYVLNGSKIWITNGGFADVFTVFARTSAMEEGAKPKITAFLVERSMGVKSGPNEHKLGIRGSSTTEIFLEDVRVPRENVIGDVGKGFKVAMEVLNNGRLGLASGCIGVSKTLLRLALERVGERRAFGRNIGEFGLIKDKIARMLAETYALESMTYLAAGIVDSKVADYSLESAICKVKGSEILWGIVNDTLQIAAGIGYMQDYPYERILRDSRINLIFEGTNDILRCFIALSGMASPGKALAEVARAMREPIKGFGLLSDFAIRKARAAFSRERTSRAHPLLSRETVIFEEYVSELAAQTENVLRKHGRDIAEMQFTQQRIADMAMDLFAIAACLSRTTHAIERRGEDGARREIDLCSLYTMMAHKRLRQIVSDFARNDDELRKVIASRAYIDRGYPFDVL; via the coding sequence ATGGTCTTTCCGTATCCGGAGATGTCTCCGGACGAGCGAGAGAGCACGTCGATGCTGCTGTCGAACGTGCGGCGCTTCTTCACCGCCAACGTCGACTCGGCAAAGATCGATCGCGAAGGCGAAATTCCAGCGAGCGTCCTTGCTGGGCTGCGCGATCTCGGATTGTTTGGCCTCCAAGTACCCACGCAATACGGCGGCGCGGGTTTGTCCACGGCCGCATATGCCCGCATCATGCAAGAGATCGCCGGGCTCGATGCGTCGATCGGCGTGACGCTGGGGGCGCACCAATCGATTGGCTACAAGGCGCTGCTGCTCTTTGGCACGCCCGAACAAAAGCAGCGCTATCTCCCGCGCCTCGCAACGGGCGAGTCCGTGGCTGCGTTTGCCCTGACCGAACCCGCGGCAGGATCCGACGCAGCGGCCATCAAGACGCGCGCCGAACCCACGCCCGACGGCTCGGCCTATGTGCTGAACGGGTCGAAGATCTGGATCACGAACGGCGGATTTGCCGATGTGTTCACGGTGTTTGCCCGGACGAGCGCCATGGAAGAAGGCGCCAAACCCAAGATCACGGCGTTTCTCGTCGAGCGATCCATGGGTGTGAAAAGTGGCCCGAACGAACACAAGCTAGGCATCCGCGGTTCCTCGACGACCGAGATCTTCTTGGAGGACGTTCGAGTGCCCCGAGAAAACGTCATCGGTGACGTGGGCAAGGGCTTCAAAGTGGCGATGGAGGTGCTGAACAACGGGCGGCTGGGCCTTGCATCGGGCTGCATCGGTGTGAGCAAGACGCTCTTGCGCCTGGCACTCGAACGCGTCGGCGAACGTCGTGCCTTCGGCCGGAACATCGGCGAGTTTGGGCTCATCAAAGACAAGATCGCCCGCATGCTCGCGGAGACGTACGCGCTCGAATCGATGACGTACTTGGCGGCCGGTATCGTCGACTCGAAGGTCGCCGACTACTCGCTCGAAAGCGCGATCTGCAAAGTGAAGGGTTCGGAGATCCTCTGGGGCATCGTCAACGACACGCTCCAGATCGCAGCAGGCATTGGCTACATGCAGGACTATCCGTACGAACGGATCCTGCGTGATTCCCGCATCAACCTGATCTTCGAAGGCACGAACGACATCTTGCGGTGCTTCATCGCGCTGTCGGGCATGGCAAGCCCTGGCAAGGCGCTCGCGGAAGTTGCGCGAGCCATGCGCGAGCCCATCAAAGGATTCGGGTTGCTCAGCGACTTTGCCATTCGCAAAGCACGCGCGGCGTTCAGCCGAGAACGCACGTCACGCGCGCATCCGCTCCTTTCGCGGGAAACGGTGATCTTCGAGGAGTACGTCTCGGAACTTGCAGCTCAAACGGAAAACGTTCTGCGCAAGCACGGCCGGGACATCGCGGAGATGCAATTTACGCAGCAGCGCATCGCCGACATGGCGATGGATCTCTTCGCCATCGCCGCGTGTTTGTCTCGAACGACCCATGCCATCGAACGACGCGGCGAAGACGGCGCGAGGCGCGAGATCGACCTCTGTTCGCTGTACACGATGATGGCGCACAAGCGTCTGCGGCAGATCGTGTCCGACTTCGCTCGCAACGACGACGAGCTGCGCAAGGTCATCGCGAGCCGCGCGTACATCGACCGCGGATATCCGTTCGACGTGCTCTGA
- the folP gene encoding dihydropteroate synthase produces the protein MGVCNRTPDSFSDGARFLDDVAADAHVQRLVTDGAQIIDIGAESTRPGAAPVDPSEQIARIGNSIRKARALGALVSIDTTSPDVAAWALGEGACIVNTVSLDPAEELGALAARKGASLVLTHARGSMTSMQGFSVYADAAYGDVVDDVAREWQLAADRALGAGLPREDLLLDPGLGFTKNARHSIELCRRLGELCALGFPVLVGPSRKSFLARVAAPEGAELLPPTERLGGTIAAVLACVRRGAAVVRVHDVAAVVQALAVASAIEGEVNA, from the coding sequence ATGGGGGTTTGTAATCGCACTCCGGATTCTTTTTCCGATGGTGCACGCTTCCTCGACGACGTCGCGGCCGATGCCCATGTGCAGCGGCTCGTAACGGACGGCGCGCAGATCATCGACATCGGTGCCGAATCGACACGCCCAGGAGCAGCTCCTGTCGACCCTTCCGAGCAAATCGCGCGCATTGGAAACTCGATCCGCAAGGCCCGAGCACTCGGTGCACTCGTGTCGATCGATACCACATCACCCGACGTTGCTGCCTGGGCGCTTGGTGAAGGTGCCTGCATCGTGAACACCGTGTCGCTCGATCCCGCAGAAGAACTCGGCGCGCTTGCTGCACGCAAAGGTGCGTCACTCGTGCTCACGCACGCTCGCGGGTCGATGACGAGCATGCAGGGTTTTTCCGTTTATGCGGATGCGGCGTATGGCGACGTGGTCGACGATGTCGCTCGGGAATGGCAGCTCGCGGCCGATCGAGCGCTCGGTGCGGGTTTGCCGCGGGAGGACCTGCTGCTCGATCCGGGCTTGGGTTTTACCAAGAATGCCAGACATTCGATTGAATTGTGCCGTCGGCTTGGAGAGCTTTGCGCGCTAGGGTTTCCTGTTCTCGTGGGGCCGAGTCGAAAGTCATTTCTCGCGCGTGTTGCAGCGCCTGAAGGTGCGGAGCTTTTGCCTCCAACCGAGCGACTTGGGGGAACGATCGCCGCGGTCCTTGCTTGCGTACGTCGTGGCGCGGCTGTCGTTCGCGTGCATGACGTTGCCGCCGTCGTGCAGGCGCTTGCGGTTGCATCGGCCATCGAGGGGGAGGTGAACGCGTAA
- a CDS encoding DUF1343 domain-containing protein: MLVGLDRLPRLNSVTGRLRRSRLGVLAHPASVDRSVEHISDVLERIGVRPALFLGPEHGYGGEAQDMIGVADARDARTGAPIVSLYGERFEDLSPTAEHLSAIDLLLIDLSDVGTRFYTFIWTALLAVRAAAKAGVPVILLDRPNPISGARRVIEGRSQSPGFTSFVGLEPVPVRHSLTIGEIVALFAKRDGIALGDALSIVTVEGWERYTLATQWDRPFVMTSPNMPTAETALVYPGGCLLEGTNLSEGRGTTRPFEIVGAPWIDGHRLAQGLRATGLSGFVARPITFRPTFHKHAGQICGGVQIHPTDIASFRPVATYVALVALARRQNIERFGFRTELYEYVDTIPAFDLLTGSDEARRAIEAGEEARSIAEFVSAHDPTWPDQMAEATTALHDAAI, encoded by the coding sequence GTGCTCGTAGGACTTGACCGACTTCCACGCCTGAACTCAGTCACCGGACGCCTACGCCGCTCGCGGCTTGGCGTTCTCGCCCATCCCGCTAGTGTCGATCGGAGCGTCGAGCACATCAGCGACGTTCTGGAGAGGATTGGCGTTCGCCCGGCCCTTTTCTTGGGCCCTGAACATGGCTACGGCGGCGAAGCCCAGGACATGATCGGTGTCGCCGATGCTCGCGACGCCCGCACCGGTGCCCCGATCGTCAGCCTCTATGGCGAGCGCTTCGAAGATCTGTCCCCCACGGCTGAACACCTGAGTGCCATTGATCTGCTGCTCATCGATTTGTCCGATGTAGGCACTCGCTTTTACACGTTCATCTGGACGGCGCTGCTTGCCGTGCGAGCGGCGGCCAAAGCAGGCGTGCCCGTCATCCTGCTCGATCGACCCAACCCAATCTCGGGTGCACGTCGCGTCATCGAAGGTCGATCTCAAAGCCCGGGCTTTACATCCTTCGTGGGTCTCGAGCCCGTGCCCGTTCGACATTCGCTCACCATTGGCGAAATCGTTGCTCTTTTTGCAAAACGTGACGGCATCGCACTCGGCGATGCGCTGTCGATCGTCACGGTCGAAGGCTGGGAACGCTACACGCTCGCCACCCAGTGGGACCGTCCGTTCGTGATGACGTCGCCCAACATGCCCACAGCCGAAACTGCTCTCGTGTACCCCGGTGGTTGTCTTTTGGAAGGGACCAACCTTTCGGAAGGTCGAGGGACCACGCGGCCGTTCGAGATCGTGGGAGCACCATGGATCGACGGACATCGTTTGGCGCAAGGGCTTCGCGCCACGGGCCTTTCCGGCTTCGTTGCCAGACCCATCACGTTCCGACCGACGTTCCACAAGCACGCAGGTCAGATCTGCGGAGGCGTGCAGATTCACCCGACCGACATCGCGTCATTCCGACCCGTGGCCACGTACGTTGCCCTCGTAGCTCTCGCTCGCAGGCAAAATATCGAACGATTCGGGTTTCGTACGGAACTGTATGAATACGTCGATACGATTCCAGCGTTCGACCTCCTCACCGGTTCGGACGAAGCTCGGCGAGCCATCGAAGCGGGAGAAGAAGCCCGATCGATTGCCGAGTTTGTCTCGGCACACGACCCGACGTGGCCCGATCAAATGGCCGAAGCGACGACGGCTCTGCACGACGCGGCGATTTGA
- a CDS encoding TIGR00159 family protein yields MLEGLMRLIAARPLAQIARDLIDILIVAYVIYRALLVLRGTRAMQMGIGLGIVFLLYLAARTFQLTTLNTILSWLLGSIILVIVVVFQNDIRRALIRMGSKAWLSGGREQQSRVIDEVVAAATELARHRMGAIIAFEQDANVLEFCKSEGIPIESFVTRELLVSMFVPESVNKLHDGAVLIRDLKIARAGVFFPMPETKVLDASLGSRHRAALGITEETDAVVVVVSEERGTISCCFSGNIVLNLDGNSLRTMLLGQFGRASRRKQPSSTRRPSGARASSPPPPPPRVPSQPARPTSSPSLIPPPTTPRIAGPVTARIGPVSSAMPRATLSGETSSSATTTPRPVPQSSFVPQESIPPPPPSSDRSAGSTPSDRAPATLPGGAATTARASDDAQRPPPGEES; encoded by the coding sequence ATGCTCGAAGGCCTCATGCGCCTCATCGCGGCTCGACCGCTTGCGCAAATTGCGCGGGACCTCATCGATATCCTCATCGTCGCGTACGTCATCTACCGCGCGCTGCTCGTGCTTCGCGGTACGCGTGCGATGCAAATGGGCATCGGCCTCGGCATCGTGTTTCTGCTTTATCTAGCCGCGCGGACCTTCCAGCTCACGACGCTCAACACGATCCTGTCTTGGCTGCTCGGATCGATCATTCTCGTCATCGTCGTCGTTTTTCAGAACGACATCCGCCGCGCGCTCATTCGCATGGGCTCGAAGGCATGGCTTTCCGGTGGCCGAGAACAACAATCGCGCGTCATCGATGAAGTCGTTGCTGCTGCAACGGAGCTCGCGCGCCATCGCATGGGCGCGATCATCGCCTTCGAACAAGACGCCAACGTGCTCGAATTCTGCAAGAGCGAAGGGATCCCGATCGAATCCTTCGTGACGCGCGAATTGCTCGTCAGCATGTTCGTTCCGGAATCCGTCAACAAACTGCACGACGGCGCAGTGCTCATCCGCGACCTCAAGATCGCGCGCGCTGGCGTGTTCTTTCCGATGCCCGAAACCAAGGTGCTCGACGCCAGTCTCGGTTCACGTCATCGCGCTGCGCTCGGCATCACGGAAGAAACCGACGCCGTCGTCGTCGTCGTGAGTGAAGAGCGAGGGACGATCAGTTGTTGCTTCAGTGGCAACATCGTCTTGAACCTCGACGGCAATTCCTTGCGAACCATGCTGCTCGGACAGTTCGGTCGTGCATCGCGAAGGAAGCAACCCTCGTCCACACGTAGACCGAGTGGAGCTCGGGCGTCTTCTCCGCCGCCTCCGCCGCCGCGCGTCCCATCGCAGCCTGCGCGCCCTACGTCGTCGCCTTCGCTGATACCGCCGCCCACGACACCGCGCATCGCAGGGCCAGTGACCGCACGCATCGGCCCGGTGTCTTCGGCGATGCCGCGAGCCACGTTGTCTGGTGAGACGAGCTCGTCCGCGACGACGACACCGCGACCCGTGCCGCAGAGTTCGTTTGTGCCCCAAGAATCGATCCCACCGCCGCCACCATCGTCGGATCGAAGCGCCGGATCGACACCATCCGATCGCGCTCCTGCAACTTTGCCTGGGGGTGCTGCAACGACGGCGCGGGCGAGTGACGATGCTCAACGCCCGCCACCGGGGGAGGAGTCATGA
- a CDS encoding serine/threonine protein kinase: MLGKGGMGEVYEGENERIRRRVAIKVLHSEASQQADLVQRFEREAQAAGRIGSPHIVEVLDLGCLVAGERFMVMEYLDGESLGARIKSRQRLSPHELAPILHALLEGLASAHDAHIIHRDLKHNVFLVKTKTQNDFVKILDFGVLFGTLFIAVCALLVYTFFFDQPTAVVAAPPPLPSQAAASAAPKNVADAAPGNSADAAPFPSAKSASDSTPM, encoded by the coding sequence ATGCTCGGCAAGGGCGGCATGGGCGAAGTCTACGAAGGCGAGAACGAGCGCATAAGGCGCCGCGTTGCCATCAAGGTGCTGCACTCGGAAGCGTCTCAGCAAGCCGACCTCGTGCAGCGATTCGAGCGGGAAGCTCAAGCAGCCGGTCGTATCGGGTCGCCGCATATCGTCGAGGTGCTCGATCTGGGCTGTCTCGTCGCGGGCGAACGCTTCATGGTGATGGAGTACTTGGACGGCGAAAGCCTCGGTGCCCGCATCAAGAGCCGCCAGCGTCTTTCGCCGCATGAGCTGGCGCCGATCCTTCACGCACTGCTCGAAGGACTCGCCTCTGCTCACGATGCGCACATCATCCATCGCGATCTGAAGCACAACGTCTTCTTGGTGAAGACAAAAACCCAGAACGACTTCGTCAAGATTCTGGACTTCGGCGTTTTGTTCGGAACTCTGTTCATCGCCGTGTGCGCGCTGCTCGTGTACACGTTTTTCTTCGACCAACCGACCGCCGTCGTCGCAGCACCACCACCTTTGCCATCGCAGGCTGCTGCGAGCGCCGCACCCAAAAATGTGGCCGACGCCGCCCCTGGAAACTCGGCCGATGCCGCGCCTTTCCCCAGCGCAAAAAGTGCCAGCGACTCGACGCCAATGTGA
- a CDS encoding YbbR-like domain-containing protein yields the protein MTAKGGFRETVRGAFLDNIGLKILSLLCALGIYAFIHGAENAERTVSVSIVTIMPPESANRQIMTQIPNEVKVTLRGSRTQLDGLRSDDLGTLNLNLRSGRETNIELEPGMFRTPAGVSVVEISPPSIEIRWDDVVTHAIPVQIARTGEPAPSFEVKGVIRSEPEKVQARGPRSLVDGLQYARSAPFDVTGLTEGVYRRPLPLDKPPKLVTYDVDTVTATVEIARVLAKKEFANLRVEVVGLTRAATTPPTVKVRLVGSDEDVNAVSPEALVPRVEPQNVTGVDVNKPGSAYLDVLLDVNNLKVEINPPKVLVKW from the coding sequence ATGACGGCCAAGGGTGGATTTCGTGAAACGGTTCGCGGAGCGTTCCTCGACAACATCGGACTCAAGATCTTGTCGTTGCTCTGTGCGCTCGGGATCTACGCGTTCATTCACGGCGCCGAAAACGCCGAACGCACGGTATCGGTCAGCATCGTGACGATCATGCCGCCGGAGAGCGCGAATCGGCAGATCATGACGCAGATCCCCAACGAGGTGAAGGTCACGCTGCGTGGCTCGCGCACGCAACTGGACGGCTTGCGAAGCGATGATCTCGGCACGCTGAACCTCAACTTGAGGAGCGGCCGCGAGACGAACATCGAGCTCGAACCCGGCATGTTCCGAACGCCGGCAGGCGTCTCCGTCGTGGAAATCAGTCCGCCGTCGATCGAGATCCGTTGGGACGACGTCGTTACACATGCGATTCCTGTGCAGATCGCGCGCACGGGCGAACCCGCGCCATCCTTTGAAGTCAAAGGAGTGATTCGCTCCGAGCCGGAAAAGGTTCAGGCGCGAGGTCCACGATCGCTTGTCGACGGGCTGCAATACGCACGTTCTGCACCGTTCGACGTGACGGGTTTGACCGAGGGGGTATATCGGCGCCCGTTGCCTTTGGACAAACCTCCAAAGCTCGTCACCTACGACGTCGATACGGTGACCGCGACCGTTGAAATTGCGCGCGTGCTGGCCAAGAAAGAGTTCGCCAACCTTCGGGTCGAAGTCGTTGGACTCACGCGCGCAGCGACGACACCTCCGACGGTCAAAGTGCGACTCGTGGGGTCCGACGAAGACGTGAACGCGGTCTCACCCGAAGCACTCGTGCCACGCGTCGAACCGCAAAACGTGACAGGGGTCGACGTGAACAAGCCCGGCAGCGCGTATCTCGATGTCCTGCTCGACGTGAACAACTTGAAGGTCGAGATCAACCCGCCAAAAGTGCTCGTGAAGTGGTGA
- a CDS encoding HDIG domain-containing protein — protein sequence MLATRVRAGGTAGLVLSLIFAALFTIIGTFDLYVPALAPRLGNETPVTLRIPYGPRIVRDARSGRLAYEHARVVVPRGTLLREENDEHRAAFAYESTRRPPAAGRLVAVFVIHFIVCLMLTSYIRRFGQNRVRLLRAQIGLFALMTASLALGKGILLLTALPEFWLPMATLPLWVAHAFDRRTAFLVDLAVAFVAASLLRFDHVLLSVLLVRGVAATLFLLERKQARNMFVAGTLAGIAGAVAFVALTVVFEGKFNLLADILRGSSSNVLGCIGGGMLGGFLARALRDPAERSMGHVSREKLLDLTDLEQPLLKKMAAEAPGSWEHARAMANLAEAASSAIGADALLTRVGAYYHDLGKTVQPKYFVENLAHGERSPHEELEPEVSADAIMAHVVLGTKILRDGRIPEPVVEFAYTHHGTQVVEFFWHKCKEAGNPRGLTQEYFRYPGMKPQTKETAILMLVDSIEAASRTIWPPEQKKFEEMIQRVVFTKLSAGQLDESGLTLEDLRIITTRMATTLVNLYHGRIKYPWQRDAAAKDGTKEAEKTPVAHAAPAPKTTEAEAQPNEPPPKAVRGAEARETKNPPS from the coding sequence ATGTTAGCCACGCGAGTTCGAGCTGGGGGCACGGCCGGCCTCGTGCTGAGCCTCATCTTCGCCGCCCTGTTCACCATTATCGGCACGTTCGACCTTTACGTTCCGGCGCTGGCGCCTCGGCTCGGAAACGAAACGCCCGTCACGCTGCGCATTCCTTACGGACCTCGCATCGTGCGCGATGCTCGTTCCGGGCGTTTGGCCTACGAGCACGCTCGCGTCGTCGTCCCGCGAGGCACGCTGCTGCGCGAGGAGAACGACGAGCACCGCGCCGCGTTCGCCTACGAGTCGACGCGCAGACCACCCGCAGCCGGCCGCCTCGTCGCCGTGTTCGTCATTCACTTCATCGTGTGCCTGATGCTCACGTCGTACATCAGGCGGTTCGGGCAGAATCGCGTCCGACTCCTTCGAGCACAGATCGGCCTGTTTGCGCTGATGACGGCCAGCTTGGCGCTCGGCAAAGGCATTCTGCTGCTCACGGCGCTACCCGAATTCTGGCTGCCCATGGCGACGCTGCCGCTTTGGGTAGCGCATGCGTTCGACAGGCGAACCGCGTTCCTCGTCGACCTCGCCGTCGCGTTCGTCGCGGCATCACTTCTGCGCTTCGATCACGTTCTTTTGTCCGTGCTCCTCGTTCGCGGGGTCGCTGCGACCTTGTTTCTCTTGGAGCGCAAACAAGCGCGAAACATGTTCGTCGCAGGCACACTTGCGGGCATCGCCGGAGCCGTCGCGTTCGTCGCGCTCACCGTGGTCTTCGAGGGCAAGTTCAACCTGCTTGCCGACATTCTTCGCGGCTCGAGCTCGAACGTGCTCGGGTGCATCGGCGGTGGAATGCTGGGCGGGTTTCTCGCGCGAGCGCTGCGCGATCCAGCCGAGCGCAGCATGGGGCACGTTTCGCGAGAAAAACTGCTCGACCTGACCGACCTCGAACAGCCGCTCCTGAAAAAGATGGCCGCGGAAGCGCCCGGTAGTTGGGAGCATGCGCGTGCCATGGCAAACCTTGCCGAAGCCGCTTCGAGCGCCATCGGAGCGGACGCTCTGCTCACGCGCGTCGGCGCCTACTACCACGACCTCGGAAAAACCGTTCAGCCCAAATACTTCGTGGAAAACCTCGCGCACGGCGAACGTTCACCCCATGAAGAACTCGAGCCCGAAGTCTCCGCTGACGCGATCATGGCGCACGTGGTGCTCGGCACGAAGATCCTCCGTGACGGACGCATTCCCGAACCCGTCGTCGAGTTCGCCTACACGCATCACGGAACGCAGGTCGTCGAGTTTTTCTGGCACAAGTGCAAAGAGGCCGGCAATCCGCGCGGTTTGACGCAGGAATACTTCCGCTATCCCGGCATGAAGCCGCAGACGAAAGAGACGGCCATCCTGATGCTCGTCGATTCGATCGAAGCGGCCAGCCGAACGATCTGGCCACCGGAGCAAAAGAAGTTCGAGGAGATGATCCAGCGTGTCGTCTTCACGAAACTTTCCGCAGGACAGCTCGACGAATCAGGCCTCACGCTCGAAGATCTACGCATCATCACGACCCGTATGGCGACGACGCTGGTGAATCTTTATCACGGTCGGATCAAGTACCCGTGGCAACGGGATGCGGCCGCGAAAGATGGAACCAAAGAAGCCGAGAAGACGCCTGTGGCTCACGCCGCGCCTGCTCCGAAAACTACCGAGGCGGAAGCGCAGCCGAACGAGCCACCGCCGAAAGCGGTGCGAGGCGCCGAGGCACGCGAGACGAAAAATCCACCGAGCTGA
- a CDS encoding GNAT family N-acetyltransferase codes for MNALPIRIDSAGASSHHDMLGLLAEHLPETDVAARVAWLYEQNPHGRALTVIAYDAQTNAPLGVSSVFPRRLMAAGRSILGAIGGDAYVRPTARRRGVATAMHQALLERMKSEGVDVMFGPPEPHNLRALERAGSRVITHVRRYVRPALLHDVLRPVSWFAAGRGTRLDPVTQRDRRVDAIFERAVNAFHVVAVRDATFFHWRYGKSPSSAQRAFVVMHEHRAIGVCVLERKDIRVALVDLLAPADDYVRSLHAAVTASGARSVVVQLNEQGPFANELRWAGLLPRERKPFQVLAATSQEPSIFDASRWYYTWGDGDLDRVF; via the coding sequence GTGAATGCTTTGCCTATTCGGATCGACAGTGCGGGCGCTTCGAGTCACCACGACATGCTCGGTTTGCTCGCCGAGCACCTGCCCGAAACGGATGTCGCCGCGCGCGTTGCTTGGCTGTACGAGCAGAACCCGCACGGGCGCGCGCTGACGGTCATCGCCTATGACGCGCAAACGAACGCTCCGCTCGGAGTGTCCAGCGTCTTTCCGCGACGTTTGATGGCCGCAGGGCGATCCATTTTGGGCGCCATTGGCGGCGATGCGTACGTGCGCCCGACGGCGCGCCGGCGCGGCGTTGCTACGGCGATGCACCAGGCGCTGCTCGAACGGATGAAGAGCGAAGGTGTCGACGTCATGTTCGGGCCGCCCGAACCACACAATCTCCGGGCGCTCGAACGCGCAGGCTCGCGCGTGATCACGCACGTGCGACGTTACGTGCGTCCCGCGCTACTGCACGACGTTCTGCGCCCGGTATCGTGGTTTGCCGCAGGCCGAGGTACGCGGCTCGATCCGGTCACTCAGCGGGATCGGCGCGTCGACGCAATCTTCGAACGTGCGGTGAATGCGTTTCACGTCGTTGCTGTTCGTGATGCGACGTTCTTCCATTGGCGTTACGGCAAGAGTCCTTCATCCGCACAACGCGCATTCGTCGTGATGCACGAGCACCGAGCGATCGGGGTTTGCGTGCTCGAACGGAAAGACATACGCGTCGCGCTCGTGGATCTGCTCGCTCCCGCGGACGACTACGTGCGGTCGCTTCATGCCGCGGTGACCGCTTCGGGGGCTCGCTCCGTCGTCGTGCAGCTCAATGAACAAGGTCCGTTTGCGAACGAGCTTCGCTGGGCCGGCCTATTGCCTCGAGAACGCAAACCCTTCCAAGTGCTCGCCGCCACGAGCCAAGAGCCGAGCATCTTCGATGCTTCACGCTGGTACTACACGTGGGGTGATGGAGATTTGGATCGGGTGTTTTGA